One stretch of Paenibacillus sp. FSL R5-0341 DNA includes these proteins:
- a CDS encoding aldo/keto reductase — translation MTTAQTAQHLQSTVTLHNGVHMPWFGLGVFKVEEGSELIEAVKNAIKHGYRSIDTAAIYGNEAGVGQAIAEALKENNLKREELFVTSKVWNADLGYEETLAAFDTTLNKLGLEYLDLYLIHWPKAGKYKAAWKAIEELYAAGRIKAIGVSNFQIHHLEDLMQDAKVKPMINQVEYHPRLTQVELKAFCEKHSIQLEAWSPLMQGQLLDNPVLTSIASAKGKSVAQVILRWDLQNGVITIPKSTKEQRIIENSSIFDFELSNEEMDQISALNEDVRVGPDPDNFDF, via the coding sequence ATGACAACAGCTCAAACCGCACAACATTTACAATCTACAGTAACTTTGCATAACGGTGTTCATATGCCTTGGTTTGGACTTGGCGTATTTAAGGTAGAAGAAGGATCTGAATTGATTGAAGCTGTGAAAAATGCGATTAAACATGGCTACCGCAGTATCGATACTGCCGCAATATACGGCAATGAAGCTGGCGTGGGCCAAGCCATTGCCGAAGCCTTGAAAGAAAACAATCTGAAACGTGAAGAGTTGTTCGTGACATCCAAAGTATGGAATGCAGACCTCGGATATGAGGAGACACTTGCGGCTTTTGATACCACATTGAACAAACTGGGATTGGAATACCTCGACCTGTACCTAATCCACTGGCCTAAGGCAGGCAAATACAAAGCAGCCTGGAAAGCAATCGAGGAGCTGTATGCAGCCGGCCGTATTAAGGCCATTGGCGTAAGCAACTTCCAGATTCACCATCTCGAAGACCTGATGCAGGATGCCAAAGTGAAGCCGATGATCAATCAGGTGGAATACCACCCTCGCCTGACTCAGGTTGAACTTAAAGCTTTCTGTGAAAAGCATAGTATTCAACTTGAAGCTTGGTCACCTCTGATGCAGGGTCAGTTACTGGACAATCCGGTACTCACGTCGATTGCTTCAGCCAAAGGCAAATCGGTTGCACAAGTCATTTTGCGTTGGGATCTGCAAAATGGGGTCATTACTATTCCGAAGTCGACCAAAGAACAGCGGATTATCGAGAACTCCTCCATCTTCGACTTTGAACTTTCAAATGAAGAGATGGATCAGATCAGCGCCCTGAACGAAGATGTGCGCGTTGGACCCGATCCTGACAACTTCGATTTCTAA
- a CDS encoding pectinesterase family protein, with protein MSKQVSTDTNLGQSMRYYTVSPDGTGDYATIQAAIDAAPDHGTESFMIRIKAGVYYEKLDIEKPMIHLIGEGAEHTIITYDDYALKKFPDGSQYHTFHSYTAFIGADDFTAEQISFVNSAGPGKVVGQALAVYVDGDRAAFRSCRFIGHQDTIFTGPLPEQPLDRSYFGGPRDGAERRKLRQYYEHCYIEGDIDFIFGSATAVFKGCEIFAKNRLSDTAIANGEVNGWITAASTPEDVRYGYVFIDCDLTSNAPPQSVYLGRPWRNHAKVCFLNCWIGAHVKQVGWHNWNKADAEATVGYAEYNSAGPGADDTSGRVPWAKFLTEQEAAEYSISRVLSGNDGWQPHEKLG; from the coding sequence ATGAGCAAGCAGGTATCAACAGATACAAATCTGGGTCAATCGATGCGATATTATACCGTTTCTCCGGATGGAACGGGTGATTATGCTACCATACAAGCTGCAATTGATGCCGCTCCGGACCACGGAACCGAAAGCTTCATGATTCGAATTAAGGCAGGCGTATATTACGAGAAGCTAGATATTGAGAAGCCTATGATTCATCTGATCGGTGAGGGAGCGGAGCATACGATCATTACATATGATGATTATGCGCTCAAGAAGTTCCCGGATGGGTCGCAGTATCATACTTTTCATTCTTATACAGCTTTCATCGGAGCAGACGATTTTACAGCAGAGCAAATATCCTTCGTTAACTCAGCCGGGCCGGGCAAGGTAGTAGGTCAGGCGTTGGCTGTGTACGTGGATGGAGATCGGGCAGCGTTCCGCAGTTGTCGCTTCATCGGCCATCAGGATACGATCTTTACCGGACCATTGCCAGAGCAGCCGCTGGATCGCAGCTACTTTGGCGGGCCACGGGATGGGGCGGAGCGGCGTAAGCTGCGTCAATATTATGAGCACTGCTACATTGAGGGCGACATCGATTTTATTTTTGGCTCGGCTACGGCAGTGTTCAAGGGTTGTGAGATCTTTGCCAAGAACCGTTTGTCCGATACGGCGATTGCGAATGGCGAAGTGAACGGCTGGATTACCGCAGCATCTACACCCGAGGATGTACGTTATGGGTATGTATTTATCGATTGTGATCTCACCAGCAATGCACCTCCCCAGTCGGTATACCTCGGCAGGCCATGGCGTAATCATGCCAAAGTCTGTTTCTTGAATTGTTGGATCGGTGCTCATGTGAAACAGGTGGGCTGGCATAACTGGAACAAGGCAGATGCTGAAGCGACGGTTGGATATGCGGAGTATAACAGCGCGGGGCCTGGTGCGGATGATACATCAGGTCGTGTACCTTGGGCCAAGTTCCTGACAGAGCAAGAAGCTGCGGAGTATTCCATATCCCGTGTGCTATCTGGTAATGATGGCTGGCAGCCACATGAGAAACTAGGATAA
- a CDS encoding glycoside hydrolase family 88 protein produces the protein MQVQTQLSWSERIAETIIQQCDGDGYHAFPSERWAYVQGMTLMAMAQTGKQYGKDEYIAFMKRHMDMYVQQEGSIATYSLEEYNLDQINQGTNLFGLMETTEDQRYAEAAHLLAAQLAGQPRTSEGGFWHKKIYPFQMWLDGLYMSSPFLAQYAKQFNRPELWDEVAHQILLIERKTRDPRTGLLYHGWDESKEQVWADSLTGCSAHFWSRAMGWYAMAIVDSVEHFPVHHPKRGTIIGIFERMCNALVRVQEQESGLWFQVLDQGFRKGNYLEASGSSMFVYALAKGVRLRYLEPHFREAADKGWNGLTSRLVEETADGVKLNGICHGAGLSLDRDGSYSYYVSEAIVSDSFMGMAPLLLAALEMERLP, from the coding sequence ATGCAAGTACAGACGCAATTATCCTGGTCTGAGCGAATAGCAGAGACGATTATCCAGCAATGTGATGGGGACGGGTATCATGCGTTTCCTTCTGAACGATGGGCTTATGTTCAGGGTATGACACTAATGGCAATGGCGCAAACGGGGAAACAGTACGGTAAGGACGAGTATATTGCTTTTATGAAGAGACATATGGATATGTATGTGCAGCAAGAGGGTTCCATTGCGACGTATTCACTTGAAGAATACAACCTGGATCAGATCAATCAGGGCACAAACCTGTTTGGGCTGATGGAAACTACCGAAGATCAGCGTTACGCGGAAGCCGCACATCTACTGGCGGCGCAACTTGCAGGGCAGCCCCGAACATCTGAGGGCGGCTTTTGGCACAAAAAGATTTATCCTTTCCAGATGTGGCTGGACGGATTGTATATGTCATCGCCTTTTCTGGCTCAGTATGCGAAGCAGTTCAACCGACCGGAATTATGGGATGAGGTAGCTCATCAGATTCTGCTGATTGAACGCAAGACACGTGATCCACGCACCGGACTGCTTTATCATGGCTGGGATGAATCGAAGGAACAGGTCTGGGCAGATTCATTGACGGGATGTTCGGCTCACTTCTGGAGTCGTGCCATGGGTTGGTATGCGATGGCTATTGTAGACAGCGTGGAGCATTTCCCTGTGCATCATCCAAAGCGCGGAACGATTATTGGCATCTTCGAGCGGATGTGTAACGCGTTGGTTCGGGTGCAGGAGCAGGAGAGTGGGCTGTGGTTCCAAGTGCTTGATCAGGGTTTCCGCAAAGGCAATTATCTGGAAGCTTCCGGCTCTAGTATGTTCGTGTATGCACTCGCGAAGGGTGTACGCTTGCGTTATCTGGAGCCACATTTTAGAGAGGCAGCGGATAAAGGTTGGAACGGACTCACCTCCAGACTGGTGGAAGAAACCGCTGACGGAGTGAAGCTGAATGGAATCTGCCACGGGGCAGGACTCAGTCTGGACCGGGACGGATCTTACAGCTACTATGTGAGCGAAGCAATTGTAAGCGATTCCTTTATGGGCATGGCTCCGCTGTTGCTGGCTGCGTTGGAAATGGAGCGATTGCCATGA
- a CDS encoding LacI family DNA-binding transcriptional regulator, with the protein MITIKDIAKLAGVSYSTVSKALNDDPRIKPATKQKVLAVAEKHQYRKNMLARQLSTGRSNIIGFVLDELSNPLFSNISGSLHAELKKRGYQMILVVADDGVDVFSQLRVDGCILWDYALDNRDVFWKKFATLNMPCFVLGTDETPNSPYIKIDRKEGIFKAVEHLQSLGHTRIGFIGNSQNIKLEGYREAMQRTGLVFNEDHVLPAYSSWEDGYFAIRHHTFGPDSPTAFIGLNNLVTRGALRALLEAGYSVPGDISLIGYDDLPDMQYAEVALTTIGPPLDELAAQAAELIVSLIRDEQVDYPVVIQPKLNHRNSTAKCQ; encoded by the coding sequence TTGATAACCATTAAAGACATTGCCAAATTGGCGGGGGTGAGCTATAGCACGGTATCCAAGGCCCTTAACGATGATCCGCGGATCAAACCGGCGACGAAACAGAAGGTGCTCGCCGTTGCGGAGAAACACCAGTATCGGAAAAACATGTTGGCTCGTCAGCTCTCCACAGGCAGAAGTAATATCATCGGTTTTGTGCTGGATGAACTGAGTAATCCGTTGTTCTCGAACATATCCGGCAGTCTGCACGCAGAACTGAAGAAACGGGGATACCAGATGATTCTGGTCGTCGCCGATGACGGGGTGGATGTCTTCAGCCAGCTTCGCGTGGACGGTTGTATCCTGTGGGACTATGCCTTGGACAATCGGGATGTATTTTGGAAAAAGTTTGCCACGCTCAACATGCCATGTTTCGTGCTGGGTACAGATGAGACGCCGAACTCTCCATACATTAAGATTGATCGGAAAGAGGGCATATTCAAAGCAGTGGAGCACCTGCAATCACTGGGTCATACCCGAATCGGTTTTATTGGCAACTCGCAAAATATCAAACTGGAAGGATACAGGGAGGCTATGCAGCGCACAGGCCTGGTGTTCAACGAAGACCATGTACTGCCAGCATACTCCTCTTGGGAGGACGGATATTTTGCCATACGTCATCATACATTTGGCCCGGATTCGCCCACGGCTTTTATCGGATTGAACAACCTGGTGACCCGGGGAGCGCTGCGGGCTCTGCTTGAAGCAGGTTACAGCGTCCCCGGGGATATCTCATTAATTGGTTACGATGATCTGCCAGATATGCAATACGCTGAGGTCGCACTGACAACGATCGGACCACCGCTGGATGAACTGGCTGCGCAGGCGGCAGAGCTGATTGTATCGTTGATACGTGATGAACAGGTGGACTATCCGGTAGTAATTCAGCCGAAGCTGAATCATCGTAATTCAACGGCAAAGTGTCAGTAA
- a CDS encoding extracellular solute-binding protein, with protein MRFKGAGRKSVMAAILAISLAGCSGGTGAGNDAGSTPTSSEPAFNYTGAGPVTDQPDAKLSVLGTNAWTTNVDLSTAAIVKKIESNAGVEVDWDLIPPQNYADAVNPRLAAGTGLPDIVYLPDQDQLMKYINSGLFIPINELVDKYGVNLKKIYEKSPSVKASLTTPDGKMYYIPQQTLTRNYMPVFMINQRWLKQLGLNEPTTLDEFTAMLRKFKTDDPNGNGQADEIPLSMESKFVSMAFGPAFGLDLSNQFYADDQGKVHFSYYEPAYKEYLTYLNGLYKEGLLGVDYASTTSDQVTSRISQDVTGATFNFSWYMSMVYSPLFKDYDPAEPIFKGILPLKGPHGDQFYVGRTPVSGIFGITRDSKNPELAFRFLDYAVSEEAQTYYTWGIKDDTYTEENGVKTFTDKGKDNEYIQKLGIGPVNLPNIQSTDSADSVVAEWHAKFDKELEPYIREPFPFVYALTDEASVESMAMPDITTYVEEMNFKFISGDASLDQFDSYIETLKKMNIEQVIAGRQAQYDRYKAAQQ; from the coding sequence ATGAGATTTAAAGGGGCAGGAAGAAAAAGTGTAATGGCAGCGATACTGGCAATCAGCCTTGCGGGTTGTAGCGGTGGAACAGGGGCGGGGAATGATGCGGGAAGTACCCCAACCAGCTCGGAACCAGCATTTAATTACACTGGTGCAGGTCCTGTAACCGATCAGCCGGATGCTAAATTGTCTGTTCTCGGCACCAACGCATGGACGACCAATGTGGATCTGTCTACCGCCGCAATCGTGAAGAAAATCGAGAGCAATGCTGGTGTTGAGGTCGATTGGGATCTCATTCCGCCGCAGAACTACGCGGATGCTGTGAATCCGAGGCTGGCTGCGGGTACGGGATTGCCAGATATCGTTTATCTGCCGGATCAGGATCAGCTCATGAAATACATTAATAGTGGTCTGTTTATCCCGATTAACGAACTGGTGGATAAGTACGGTGTGAATCTCAAAAAAATATATGAAAAGTCCCCTTCGGTTAAAGCCAGTTTAACGACGCCAGATGGTAAAATGTATTATATCCCGCAGCAGACGCTCACCCGCAACTATATGCCAGTGTTTATGATCAATCAGCGCTGGCTGAAGCAGCTGGGATTGAACGAACCGACTACACTGGATGAGTTCACGGCGATGCTGCGCAAATTCAAGACGGATGACCCGAATGGCAACGGGCAGGCTGATGAAATTCCACTGTCCATGGAATCGAAATTTGTGTCGATGGCCTTTGGCCCGGCGTTTGGACTTGATCTGTCCAATCAATTCTATGCAGACGATCAAGGCAAGGTACATTTCAGCTATTATGAGCCTGCCTATAAGGAATATCTCACCTATTTAAACGGACTGTACAAAGAAGGCCTGCTTGGCGTGGATTATGCCAGTACGACAAGTGATCAGGTGACCTCGCGCATCTCTCAGGATGTGACGGGAGCGACGTTTAATTTTAGCTGGTACATGTCGATGGTCTACAGCCCGCTCTTCAAGGATTATGATCCGGCAGAGCCCATCTTCAAAGGCATCTTGCCACTAAAAGGACCGCATGGCGATCAGTTCTATGTAGGACGTACACCGGTAAGTGGCATCTTCGGCATTACACGTGACAGCAAAAATCCGGAGCTTGCTTTCCGTTTCCTGGACTATGCCGTAAGTGAGGAAGCGCAGACGTATTATACGTGGGGTATCAAGGACGATACGTATACGGAAGAGAACGGCGTGAAGACATTCACGGACAAAGGCAAAGACAATGAATACATTCAGAAGCTCGGCATCGGTCCGGTCAATCTGCCTAACATTCAATCCACCGACTCTGCTGATTCTGTCGTAGCCGAATGGCATGCCAAGTTCGATAAGGAGCTGGAGCCTTACATCCGTGAGCCGTTCCCGTTTGTCTACGCACTGACGGATGAAGCGAGTGTGGAGAGCATGGCGATGCCTGACATCACGACATATGTGGAAGAGATGAACTTCAAATTTATTAGCGGAGACGCCAGTCTGGATCAGTTCGACAGTTATATTGAAACATTGAAAAAGATGAATATTGAGCAGGTTATTGCGGGTAGACAGGCGCAGTATGATCGATATAAAGCTGCACAGCAATAA
- a CDS encoding carbohydrate ABC transporter permease: MQKSSSDRLFYGCVYLLTILAVVITLYPFLYVISISFSSVDAIDKQKVVLWPVGFTLSGYQMVLQYKELWVSFYNTVWYTVVGTLLNIVATCLAAFPLSRQQFFLRRKLNFFIAFTMYFSGGLIPVYMLITSLGLYNTRWVMVLPVLVITFNVMICRSAFEGIPNEIFESASIDGANEMTMLYRLAVPIIKPTLAVLTLYYAVFHWNNFFSALLYLGKQDMQPLQMFLRRVLIMASPEVMQKMGGTMTSGALAVSSLQVRYVSIVVSILPIVTIYPFIQRYFVKGITLGAVKG, encoded by the coding sequence ATGCAAAAATCGAGTAGTGACCGGTTGTTCTACGGATGTGTCTACCTGCTGACCATACTGGCGGTCGTGATTACGTTGTATCCCTTCCTGTACGTAATCAGTATTTCATTCAGCTCGGTGGATGCCATCGACAAACAAAAAGTCGTGCTGTGGCCTGTCGGTTTCACCCTGTCAGGTTATCAAATGGTCCTGCAATACAAGGAGTTGTGGGTGTCATTCTACAACACCGTCTGGTACACCGTGGTTGGCACACTGTTGAACATCGTGGCAACATGCCTCGCCGCCTTTCCGTTATCGAGACAGCAATTTTTTCTGCGTAGAAAACTGAATTTTTTCATTGCCTTCACGATGTATTTCTCGGGTGGACTCATTCCGGTCTATATGCTCATTACCTCACTTGGACTGTACAATACCCGCTGGGTCATGGTGCTGCCTGTGCTGGTGATTACGTTTAACGTCATGATCTGCCGCTCGGCTTTTGAAGGAATACCGAATGAGATATTCGAGAGTGCCAGCATAGACGGGGCCAACGAGATGACAATGCTATACCGTCTGGCGGTTCCCATCATTAAGCCAACACTGGCTGTACTTACCCTGTACTATGCGGTATTCCACTGGAACAACTTCTTCTCGGCCCTATTATATTTGGGCAAACAGGATATGCAGCCCTTACAGATGTTCCTGCGAAGAGTGCTGATCATGGCTTCGCCGGAAGTGATGCAGAAGATGGGAGGTACGATGACTTCGGGCGCACTAGCGGTCTCCTCCCTTCAGGTTCGTTATGTATCCATTGTGGTCAGTATTCTGCCGATTGTTACGATCTACCCGTTTATCCAACGGTACTTCGTTAAGGGCATCACCCTCGGAGCCGTGAAAGGATAG
- a CDS encoding ABC transporter permease subunit: MNEGKRFKVKRRMSTLFSLIRRDKYLLLMFSPIFLYYLIFMYLPMPGVLLAFRNFLPGQGMFSGEWVGLRWFEQFVNSIYFWRLLRNTFLLAFLPLLFGFSIPILFAVCIVEIKNRTFKRFAQTVTYLPHFISTVVVAGMIINFLSPTDGIVNTLIASLGMDKVNFMMEAGWFRTIFTSSDIWQSFGFSSIIYIAAIMGIDPEMYDSGKIDGVNKFQELWHLTLPSIKPTIVILLLLSLGGIMSVGFEKVYLLYNGATYETADVLSTYVYRMGIEGQNYGFATAVGLFNSIITFVLVFAANSMTRRLTKMSLW, translated from the coding sequence ATGAACGAAGGGAAGCGATTTAAGGTGAAGAGACGCATGTCTACGTTGTTCAGCTTGATCAGACGGGATAAGTATTTGTTGCTGATGTTCTCGCCAATTTTTCTGTATTACCTTATCTTCATGTACCTTCCGATGCCTGGTGTGCTGTTGGCATTTCGCAATTTTCTACCGGGGCAGGGCATGTTCAGTGGGGAATGGGTGGGTCTTCGCTGGTTTGAGCAGTTCGTGAATTCCATTTACTTCTGGCGACTGCTGCGTAACACATTTCTGCTCGCCTTCCTGCCACTCCTGTTCGGGTTCTCCATTCCAATTTTATTCGCGGTCTGCATCGTGGAGATCAAGAACCGGACATTCAAGCGATTTGCCCAGACCGTTACGTACCTTCCTCACTTCATCTCCACCGTCGTTGTAGCCGGCATGATTATTAACTTCCTGTCACCAACAGACGGTATTGTGAACACCCTCATCGCGAGTCTTGGCATGGACAAAGTTAACTTCATGATGGAGGCTGGCTGGTTTCGAACCATCTTCACCAGTTCCGACATCTGGCAGAGCTTCGGCTTCAGCTCCATCATCTACATCGCAGCCATTATGGGCATTGATCCCGAGATGTACGATTCCGGCAAAATTGACGGGGTCAACAAGTTTCAGGAGCTCTGGCACCTGACCCTTCCCAGCATCAAACCAACAATCGTCATCCTCCTGCTTCTGTCGCTTGGCGGCATTATGAGCGTAGGTTTTGAGAAAGTATATCTGCTCTACAACGGAGCTACTTACGAAACTGCTGATGTATTGTCGACCTACGTCTACCGGATGGGAATTGAGGGACAGAATTACGGCTTCGCCACAGCAGTGGGTTTGTTCAACTCCATTATCACATTTGTGCTGGTCTTTGCAGCCAATTCCATGACCCGACGCCTCACCAAGATGTCACTCTGGTAA
- a CDS encoding ABC transporter ATP-binding protein has translation MIIDVQHVTWKRGPLTLLNDVNWQVNDGEHWALLGLNGSGKTTLLNMITGYLWPTEGKISVLGHEYGDVDLRELRKSIGWVSSSLQEKLYGTDRTQYVVISGKHATIGLYDKLSDDDLDQAQQLMQTLGCPHLWDREYRTCSQGEKQKLLIARALMANPRVLILDEPCNGLDLFSRERLLDSIRELAQRPDTPSLIYVTHHTEEILPVFSHSLLLRRGEIVNSGLTSDLMNTEVLSNFFEAPVEVDRHGERVYVRAAADS, from the coding sequence ATGATTATTGATGTACAACATGTCACGTGGAAAAGGGGACCCCTAACCCTGCTGAACGATGTCAACTGGCAGGTTAATGACGGCGAACATTGGGCATTGCTTGGCCTGAATGGCTCCGGCAAAACAACACTCTTGAACATGATCACCGGGTATCTGTGGCCGACCGAAGGCAAAATTTCCGTGCTAGGTCATGAATATGGCGATGTGGATCTGAGAGAGCTTCGCAAGTCCATCGGCTGGGTCAGTTCTTCTCTGCAAGAGAAATTGTACGGCACGGATCGCACACAGTATGTCGTGATCAGCGGTAAACATGCCACCATTGGCTTATATGACAAGCTGTCAGATGATGATCTGGATCAGGCACAACAATTGATGCAAACGCTGGGCTGTCCGCACCTGTGGGATCGGGAATATCGTACCTGTTCTCAAGGCGAGAAACAGAAACTCCTTATTGCCCGAGCACTCATGGCCAATCCACGCGTACTCATTCTGGACGAGCCTTGTAATGGACTGGATCTGTTCTCAAGGGAGCGCCTGCTGGACAGCATTCGTGAACTAGCACAGCGTCCAGACACCCCTTCGCTCATCTACGTCACCCATCATACCGAGGAAATATTGCCTGTATTTAGTCATAGTCTTCTGCTTCGCCGGGGTGAAATAGTCAATAGTGGATTAACCAGCGATCTGATGAATACCGAAGTGCTGAGCAATTTCTTCGAGGCACCCGTGGAAGTTGATCGGCACGGGGAACGTGTCTATGTCAGAGCTGCGGCGGATTCATAA
- a CDS encoding class I SAM-dependent methyltransferase encodes MKGRGSDFYDNEANFEKYMERRKWQENANDTLEKPVMLELIGDVAGKNILDLGCGDARFAAELLSGECEGATYTGIEGSVNMIQAANQSVKGLNARIEQAFMEEWTYPTSVYDLVISRLAVHYIEDVDSLFRNIYDTLKENGTFIFSVEHPVITSTLQPSGTRTNWVVDQYFVEGFREQQWLGGSVKKMHRSIESYYMALQRAGFRIEHLRESAPQRAHFMNEETYLRRQRIPLFLFLAARK; translated from the coding sequence ATGAAGGGCAGAGGATCGGACTTTTACGATAATGAAGCGAATTTCGAGAAGTATATGGAACGTCGTAAGTGGCAGGAGAACGCCAATGATACATTGGAGAAGCCGGTGATGCTGGAGTTGATCGGAGACGTTGCTGGCAAGAATATACTGGATCTCGGTTGTGGAGATGCAAGGTTCGCCGCAGAATTGCTGAGTGGAGAGTGCGAAGGTGCGACGTATACGGGGATTGAGGGTTCTGTGAATATGATTCAGGCAGCTAACCAATCAGTAAAAGGATTGAATGCCCGGATTGAGCAAGCGTTCATGGAAGAGTGGACCTACCCGACCAGCGTGTATGATCTGGTGATATCGAGACTGGCTGTTCACTATATTGAGGATGTGGACAGCCTGTTCCGCAACATATACGATACGTTGAAAGAGAATGGGACATTCATATTCTCGGTAGAACATCCTGTGATCACGTCCACGCTGCAACCTTCCGGGACTCGAACGAATTGGGTGGTTGATCAGTATTTTGTGGAGGGATTTCGTGAGCAACAGTGGCTGGGCGGTTCTGTGAAAAAGATGCATCGTTCCATTGAATCGTACTATATGGCGTTACAACGGGCGGGGTTCCGTATTGAACATTTACGTGAGTCAGCACCACAGCGTGCTCATTTTATGAACGAAGAAACTTATCTGCGCAGGCAGCGGATTCCATTGTTTCTTTTCCTGGCTGCCCGGAAGTAG
- a CDS encoding glycosyltransferase: MADFILILSIFSIWIAVFESIVIMAGAIRFINKQDKKGIQIPDNMDHYPTVTVMVPAHNEGLVIVATVEHILRLNYPEDKVQVIVIADNCTDDTAVKLRSFLSQTSYVHRNVTVMERKGTGGKSGALNDGLELATGDWICIFDADAAPERNSLMFLAQKSLENPEQYGVVFGRNKARNRGQNFLSKCINLEIITSQRVYHTGLWELFQLGSIPGTNYIIKTELIREIGGWDVTAITEDTALSFEILNRGQFVALAPQAEAYQQEPEQLSVYMKQRERWAKGNYQVVLDNIHNLFNRSSWRNKLLVIYYAVSYFWFMLAIIVSDIIFLVNLVYRVIAIFKPEVSSPFQFAGDAYVFLVIGWALMYFIYVLQINLALAADIGQSNTRNFIYACVSYFTYAQLFILISIKAFYSLLMDKIRKRESKWYKTQRFG; encoded by the coding sequence GTGGCTGATTTTATTTTAATATTATCGATATTTAGTATCTGGATTGCCGTATTTGAGTCGATTGTTATTATGGCGGGTGCGATTCGTTTTATTAATAAACAGGACAAAAAAGGGATTCAGATCCCTGACAATATGGATCATTATCCGACAGTCACAGTCATGGTTCCTGCACACAACGAGGGTCTGGTCATTGTGGCGACGGTAGAGCACATCCTGCGCCTGAATTATCCGGAGGATAAGGTTCAAGTCATCGTGATCGCGGATAACTGCACAGATGATACAGCAGTGAAACTGAGATCATTCCTTAGTCAGACTAGTTATGTGCATCGTAATGTGACAGTAATGGAGCGGAAGGGAACAGGCGGCAAGTCTGGAGCATTAAATGACGGACTGGAGCTAGCCACGGGCGATTGGATCTGTATCTTCGATGCAGATGCCGCACCTGAGCGGAATTCACTAATGTTTTTGGCGCAAAAATCGCTTGAGAACCCTGAACAATATGGTGTTGTTTTTGGTAGAAACAAAGCACGCAACAGAGGTCAGAATTTCCTCTCCAAATGCATCAATCTGGAAATCATTACTTCGCAACGTGTGTATCACACAGGTCTGTGGGAATTATTCCAGCTTGGTTCCATCCCGGGAACGAACTACATTATCAAAACCGAGTTGATCCGCGAAATTGGTGGTTGGGATGTTACAGCCATTACAGAAGATACCGCGTTGTCATTCGAGATTTTGAATCGTGGACAGTTTGTGGCGCTTGCGCCGCAAGCGGAAGCCTATCAGCAGGAGCCGGAACAGCTTAGTGTATACATGAAACAGCGTGAACGCTGGGCCAAGGGGAACTACCAGGTCGTACTGGATAACATCCATAACCTGTTTAACCGCTCCAGTTGGCGTAATAAGTTGCTGGTCATCTATTATGCCGTCAGTTATTTCTGGTTCATGCTCGCGATCATTGTATCGGACATCATATTCCTCGTGAATCTGGTTTATCGAGTCATTGCTATATTCAAACCGGAGGTAAGTTCGCCGTTCCAGTTTGCTGGAGATGCGTATGTGTTCCTGGTCATTGGTTGGGCACTTATGTACTTTATTTACGTGTTACAGATCAATCTGGCACTTGCCGCAGATATTGGACAGAGCAATACCCGTAATTTCATCTACGCCTGCGTGTCCTACTTCACGTATGCACAGCTGTTCATTTTGATCTCGATCAAGGCATTCTACTCGCTGTTGATGGACAAGATTCGGAAACGCGAGAGCAAATGGTACAAGACGCAACGTTTTGGCTAA